A part of Methanomassiliicoccaceae archaeon genomic DNA contains:
- the proB gene encoding glutamate 5-kinase — MSERKDLLGEVERVVVKVGTSSIARNSPEESMKFLESIAYQVKVLKGMGIEVLIVSSGAIGLGLSVLGVAAHPKDIPMRQAAASVGQSTLMHRWNTAFEKYGLIGAQILLTMDAYSVRETANNISNTIKTLLANGAVPVFNENDAVCTKEIDAVFGDNDTLSAVIASNSDSDLLIILSDVDGLYNKNPKLYEDAEIIRTVKDIDSVEHMAGDPTTRMGVGGMKTKLEAARICADAGCKMIIASGFDENVILDAVSGKDAGTIFISNSVIPKKRLWLKSANPRGCISVDEGAAKALRKHSSLLPVGIKDVSGTFDSGDMVAIVSDGEEIARGISNYCSDDVRSMIGLRKSQADEVLGKDRPADVIYSEKMVLL; from the coding sequence TTGAGCGAAAGAAAAGATCTTCTGGGCGAAGTCGAGCGCGTAGTGGTGAAGGTCGGAACGTCGTCGATAGCAAGGAATTCGCCCGAAGAGTCGATGAAGTTCCTCGAAAGCATTGCGTATCAGGTTAAGGTCCTCAAAGGAATGGGGATAGAAGTCCTGATAGTATCTTCAGGGGCCATAGGGCTGGGGCTCAGCGTCCTTGGAGTCGCAGCACACCCCAAGGACATACCAATGAGACAGGCCGCCGCATCCGTGGGACAATCGACATTGATGCACAGATGGAACACCGCATTCGAGAAGTACGGGCTCATCGGGGCACAGATTCTTCTGACCATGGATGCATATTCGGTCAGGGAGACCGCCAACAACATAAGCAACACCATAAAGACTCTCCTCGCCAACGGTGCAGTTCCGGTCTTCAATGAGAACGATGCCGTCTGCACTAAGGAGATAGATGCCGTCTTCGGCGACAACGATACTCTGTCCGCGGTAATAGCCAGCAATTCGGATTCCGATCTGCTGATAATATTGTCCGACGTCGATGGCCTGTACAACAAGAACCCCAAACTCTACGAGGACGCCGAGATCATCCGTACGGTAAAGGACATAGATTCCGTCGAGCACATGGCAGGAGACCCCACGACCCGCATGGGCGTCGGAGGCATGAAGACCAAGCTCGAGGCCGCACGTATATGCGCGGATGCCGGTTGCAAGATGATAATCGCATCCGGTTTCGATGAGAACGTGATACTTGATGCAGTGTCCGGAAAAGATGCGGGGACCATATTCATATCCAATTCCGTAATTCCGAAGAAGAGGCTGTGGCTCAAGTCGGCCAATCCCCGCGGGTGCATAAGTGTGGACGAGGGTGCCGCCAAGGCGCTGAGAAAACACAGTTCTCTGTTACCGGTAGGCATAAAAGACGTATCTGGCACATTTGATTCTGGAGATATGGTTGCAATAGTCAGCGACGGCGAAGAAATCGCACGCGGGATATCAAACTACTGTTCCGACGACGTACGTTCGATGATAGGCCTCAGGAAGTCCCAAGCGGACGAAGTTCTTGGCAAGGACCGTCCGGCAGATGTAATATACAGTGAAAAAATGGTACTTCTTTGA
- a CDS encoding alanine/glycine:cation symporter family protein — MSVLNDFHDTVLFVDEYVWYLGLLLIIGIGLILTLKLKCVQLTHFTDSVKIAVSGAEKGRSKKTITSLEAFWVSMGARIGVGNIAGVALAIIMGGAGAIFWMWVFALIGAASSFAECTLGQIFKEKKSDGHYHGGPAYYIKNGLKNPKFAIFIALLIVATYGIGFIGVQSANATDSFVNAFDFENNQLFFALLLALIAGIVVFGGIKRVARASAKVVPIMAICWIALALITVIVNWRMIDDAFAMIFNGAFGYDSVLGGALGAAVMWGLKRGVFSNEAGIGSVPNIASSAEVSHPVKQGLMQSLGVVFDTMVICSGSAFIVLTYTDLASLGHIVDGAPLVSAALSGGPLGSAAPAVLSVFLILFAFTSIISYYSMCESNVKFVSEKGIFSIALKILIVIVVFFSCLAPVQLIWDLCDVFMAVMGISNMIAVLLLSGYVVAALKDYRRQKDAGLDPVFDKSRIDLDTSGISLWSGKSGN, encoded by the coding sequence ATGAGTGTGTTGAACGATTTCCATGACACTGTCCTCTTCGTTGATGAGTATGTCTGGTATCTGGGACTTCTGTTGATAATCGGCATAGGTCTCATTCTCACTTTAAAACTAAAATGCGTCCAGCTCACGCATTTTACCGATTCCGTAAAAATAGCGGTATCCGGGGCCGAAAAAGGAAGAAGCAAGAAGACGATCACTTCTTTAGAAGCCTTCTGGGTAAGCATGGGTGCCCGAATCGGTGTGGGCAACATTGCCGGCGTAGCGCTGGCAATAATAATGGGCGGCGCGGGCGCAATTTTTTGGATGTGGGTTTTCGCCCTGATCGGCGCTGCAAGCAGTTTTGCGGAATGTACTTTGGGGCAGATCTTCAAGGAGAAGAAATCAGACGGCCATTATCACGGCGGCCCCGCATATTACATCAAGAACGGCCTTAAGAACCCTAAATTCGCCATCTTCATCGCTTTGCTCATTGTCGCCACATACGGCATAGGGTTTATCGGAGTGCAGTCCGCCAATGCTACCGATTCGTTCGTCAACGCGTTCGATTTTGAAAACAACCAGTTATTCTTTGCCCTTTTGCTTGCCCTGATAGCCGGCATTGTAGTGTTCGGGGGCATCAAGAGGGTTGCAAGGGCATCTGCAAAAGTCGTTCCGATAATGGCCATATGCTGGATTGCCCTGGCCCTGATCACTGTTATCGTCAACTGGAGAATGATAGATGATGCGTTCGCCATGATCTTCAATGGCGCATTCGGATACGACAGTGTGCTGGGCGGGGCTCTGGGCGCTGCCGTCATGTGGGGCCTTAAGAGGGGCGTATTCTCGAACGAAGCGGGAATCGGTTCCGTGCCAAACATAGCGTCGTCAGCAGAAGTTTCGCACCCTGTCAAACAGGGGCTCATGCAATCTTTAGGCGTTGTTTTTGACACGATGGTAATCTGCAGCGGGTCTGCCTTCATCGTTCTCACCTATACGGACCTTGCTTCTCTCGGACATATCGTCGACGGCGCGCCTCTGGTCTCGGCCGCCCTCAGCGGAGGCCCGCTCGGCTCGGCCGCCCCTGCGGTACTATCCGTGTTTCTGATACTGTTCGCATTCACGAGCATAATCAGTTATTATTCGATGTGCGAATCGAATGTGAAATTTGTTTCTGAAAAGGGCATTTTTTCTATTGCTCTCAAAATCCTGATCGTAATCGTGGTCTTCTTTTCATGTCTTGCACCAGTGCAGCTGATATGGGACCTGTGCGACGTATTCATGGCCGTGATGGGCATAAGTAACATGATCGCGGTGCTGCTCCTGAGCGGTTACGTTGTAGCCGCCCTGAAAGACTACAGGCGCCAGAAGGATGCGGGGCTCGACCCGGTATTTGATAAGAGCCGGATAGACCTAGACACGTCCGGAATATCCCTATGGAGCGGAAAGTCCGGCAACTGA
- a CDS encoding bifunctional N(6)-L-threonylcarbamoyladenine synthase/serine/threonine protein kinase, with the protein MKTIGIESTAHTLGVGIIDPEDGRKVLANVIDMYRPPQGGLHPREAANHHAENVAGDIGKALEEAGISIRDVDLISFSMGPGLGPCLKTSATAARALSHRLGIPIIGTNHCIAHIEIGRAMEGCDDPALLYASGGNTQVIAFSEGRYRIFGETEDIGIGNMFDKLGRELGLGFYAGPKIEKMALEGTRFLDIPYSVKGMDVSFSGIMTAALALYKKGHRIEDIAMSVQETAFAMLTEVTERAMAHTGKEEVLLGGGVAQNMRLREMVGEMAEARGAEMFVPDRRYCMDNGAMIAWLGYLMYDSGVRMDIPSTAVRQRFRTDEVEVTWR; encoded by the coding sequence ATGAAGACGATAGGCATAGAGAGCACAGCCCACACTCTCGGAGTGGGAATCATCGATCCCGAAGACGGACGGAAGGTACTGGCCAACGTTATCGACATGTACAGGCCTCCGCAGGGAGGTCTCCATCCGAGGGAGGCGGCCAACCATCACGCCGAGAACGTCGCCGGGGATATCGGAAAAGCGTTGGAGGAAGCTGGAATTTCGATAAGGGACGTCGACCTTATTTCGTTCTCTATGGGGCCCGGGCTCGGGCCGTGCCTGAAAACCTCTGCGACTGCCGCGAGGGCGCTATCCCATCGCCTGGGTATTCCGATAATCGGGACAAACCACTGCATCGCGCACATTGAGATCGGGCGTGCGATGGAAGGATGCGACGACCCGGCACTGCTTTATGCGTCCGGTGGTAACACCCAAGTGATAGCCTTCTCCGAGGGAAGGTACAGGATATTCGGAGAGACGGAGGACATAGGAATCGGCAATATGTTCGATAAACTGGGGAGAGAACTGGGCCTCGGTTTCTACGCCGGACCGAAGATTGAGAAAATGGCACTGGAAGGCACTCGGTTTTTGGACATCCCCTATTCCGTAAAGGGGATGGACGTTTCGTTCTCAGGGATCATGACTGCTGCTCTGGCACTTTACAAAAAGGGGCATAGGATCGAAGATATAGCCATGTCGGTACAGGAGACGGCGTTCGCGATGCTGACCGAGGTAACGGAAAGGGCGATGGCCCACACGGGCAAAGAAGAAGTGCTGCTCGGAGGAGGGGTGGCACAGAACATGCGACTGAGAGAGATGGTCGGAGAGATGGCGGAGGCGCGCGGTGCCGAAATGTTCGTACCGGACAGGAGATATTGTATGGACAACGGCGCTATGATAGCATGGTTGGGTTACCTGATGTACGATTCCGGCGTGCGCATGGACATACCTTCCACGGCCGTCAGGCAGAGGTTCCGGACCGATGAGGTCGAAGTCACCTGGCGCTGA
- a CDS encoding DHH family phosphoesterase, whose product MDRSVPNKLLDDLSKAAEIIRGHSFIHIFSHYDADGIASAGIITKALLREGKEFSATLFTTLDDVTFAQIRDCDAECVIISDLGASYIEELDAMTCDVVVLDHHAVCAEATRICYINPHLHGIDGMKFGCGSTMACLFAIRMDHRNWDLVQVAFAGMYGDRQEMEGLNGFLLDGAVKRGFIKAEGGSIIPRGKLTDELYLTTEPYIRGVSGNADGVATLLKDAGISRDATGSGLSDGERRRLSSLIILKLAEQGVAAETMESTSGTRYTLKDWGLDSAGLASLFDGCGRNGQMGLGVAVACGDRKSIETAGEIEKEYKREVVQSAAALDERGLTQMSNVQWFDSTRSGYTGVLCGIAMSYFGDQSKPTFGINSSEDIAKVSGRATGKLLTRGADLSSALREACSSAGGTGGGHRIASGGSFPSDRTHDFVEKLNGIIKSQVSAR is encoded by the coding sequence ATGGACCGAAGCGTCCCAAATAAACTACTTGACGATCTTTCAAAAGCCGCGGAAATAATCCGCGGCCATAGTTTTATTCATATTTTCTCGCATTACGACGCCGACGGCATAGCTTCGGCAGGAATCATTACCAAGGCCCTCCTGCGCGAGGGAAAGGAATTCTCCGCCACCCTTTTCACAACTCTGGACGATGTCACTTTCGCTCAAATCAGGGACTGCGACGCCGAATGCGTGATCATCTCGGACCTGGGCGCCTCCTACATCGAAGAACTGGATGCTATGACGTGCGACGTGGTAGTTCTCGACCATCACGCCGTATGCGCAGAGGCCACCAGGATATGCTATATCAATCCGCACCTTCACGGAATAGACGGTATGAAGTTCGGATGCGGATCCACGATGGCCTGTCTTTTCGCCATCAGGATGGACCATAGGAACTGGGACCTTGTTCAGGTAGCGTTCGCCGGGATGTACGGTGACAGGCAGGAAATGGAGGGACTTAACGGCTTCTTGTTGGATGGGGCCGTTAAAAGAGGCTTTATAAAAGCTGAAGGCGGATCTATCATACCCCGCGGAAAACTGACCGACGAACTTTACCTTACGACCGAACCATATATCAGAGGTGTAAGCGGAAACGCCGATGGCGTTGCCACGCTCCTCAAGGATGCGGGAATTTCCCGTGATGCAACAGGTTCCGGACTTTCTGACGGCGAGAGAAGACGCCTCTCTTCCCTGATAATACTCAAATTGGCGGAGCAGGGCGTTGCCGCCGAGACGATGGAAAGCACATCCGGGACGCGTTATACTCTGAAAGACTGGGGCCTTGACTCTGCAGGCCTAGCGTCCCTTTTCGACGGTTGCGGCCGCAACGGCCAGATGGGGCTTGGCGTGGCCGTTGCATGCGGCGACAGGAAAAGCATCGAAACCGCCGGCGAAATAGAGAAGGAATACAAACGCGAAGTTGTACAGAGCGCGGCCGCGCTGGACGAACGTGGACTTACCCAGATGTCCAATGTCCAATGGTTCGACAGTACCCGGTCCGGATACACCGGAGTGCTGTGCGGAATAGCTATGAGCTACTTCGGGGACCAGTCCAAACCGACCTTCGGGATCAATTCATCGGAAGACATCGCAAAGGTCTCCGGAAGGGCTACGGGCAAGCTCCTCACCAGGGGGGCGGACCTATCGTCGGCCCTCCGCGAAGCCTGCTCGTCGGCAGGGGGAACCGGCGGAGGACATCGCATAGCCAGCGGAGGTTCGTTCCCTTCAGATAGAACGCATGATTTTGTAGAGAAGCTGAATGGGATAATAAAGTCCCAGGTCAGCGCCAGGTGA
- a CDS encoding 30S ribosomal protein S15, protein MARMHTRRKGKSSSQRPMISENPAWVPIGAAEIEDLIVKYVKNGVVSAKIGLILRDQYGVPNVKLATGKTITQIMEEKNVYPSMPEDLSNLMARAISLNVHVKEHRGDVANKRGLNLIEAKIRRLERYYKSRGILPKEWKYSLSNAELMLK, encoded by the coding sequence ATGGCAAGAATGCACACTAGAAGAAAGGGAAAATCCAGCTCTCAGCGCCCGATGATTTCCGAGAACCCGGCATGGGTTCCGATCGGAGCGGCGGAGATCGAAGACCTCATCGTAAAATACGTCAAGAACGGAGTCGTTTCCGCGAAGATAGGGCTCATTCTGAGGGACCAGTACGGCGTCCCCAATGTAAAGCTCGCAACCGGAAAGACCATCACCCAGATCATGGAAGAGAAGAATGTCTACCCGTCCATGCCCGAAGATCTGTCTAATCTCATGGCACGCGCCATCTCCCTCAACGTCCACGTGAAGGAGCACAGGGGCGACGTTGCGAACAAGAGGGGACTTAATCTCATCGAAGCTAAGATCAGAAGGCTCGAGCGCTACTATAAGAGCAGGGGAATTCTCCCCAAGGAGTGGAAGTACTCTCTGAGCAACGCTGAGCTTATGCTCAAGTGA
- a CDS encoding NUDIX hydrolase, translating into MTTVYTVAVSEGMFLMVFNTKRNGWEMPGGKVEEGESLVDAARREFAEEAGYDIDVVSVRDLGYCYVCAANLGDRICVCEMESMLFNSIPEELSFDRGEYEDVVPWAIRELENKRVPDLP; encoded by the coding sequence TTGACAACCGTCTACACGGTGGCGGTATCCGAGGGCATGTTCCTTATGGTTTTCAACACTAAACGCAACGGGTGGGAGATGCCGGGCGGAAAAGTGGAAGAGGGGGAGAGCCTGGTGGATGCGGCGAGAAGGGAGTTTGCCGAGGAAGCGGGATACGACATAGACGTGGTTTCCGTCCGTGATCTCGGTTACTGCTACGTCTGCGCAGCGAATCTTGGAGACAGGATATGCGTATGCGAGATGGAGAGCATGCTTTTCAATTCCATCCCGGAAGAGCTGTCCTTCGACCGCGGCGAATACGAGGATGTGGTCCCCTGGGCCATCCGGGAGCTGGAAAATAAGAGAGTGCCGGACCTCCCCTGA
- a CDS encoding fibrillarin-like rRNA/tRNA 2'-O-methyltransferase, which translates to MELLDRVPGVFSERGRLYTLSTFPGKRIYGERLVTEGENEYREWSPRRSKLSAYLTNGGRSFPFTENSQVLYLGASSGTTASHVADICSHGSVVCVEISTRMFRDLVTACETRPNMMPILGDATRPDEYRFAADRIDIVYQDVAQKQQAGIAADNVEAFNAKYGMVAIKARSEDVTAPPGRIFREAKDLLKSRGFEIFDSRELGPYEIDHAMIIFGARS; encoded by the coding sequence ATGGAGCTTTTGGACCGTGTGCCTGGGGTTTTTTCAGAACGGGGACGCCTGTACACTCTTTCGACCTTTCCGGGCAAACGCATCTACGGTGAACGCCTTGTCACCGAAGGAGAAAATGAATATCGCGAGTGGTCGCCGAGGCGGAGCAAACTCTCCGCGTATCTTACAAACGGAGGAAGGTCCTTTCCGTTCACCGAAAACAGCCAGGTCCTCTATCTGGGTGCTTCCAGCGGTACCACCGCCTCCCATGTGGCCGACATCTGCAGTCACGGTTCGGTGGTATGTGTGGAAATATCGACCAGAATGTTCAGGGACCTTGTCACGGCCTGTGAGACGCGCCCGAACATGATGCCCATACTTGGTGATGCGACCCGCCCCGACGAATATAGATTCGCCGCTGACAGGATCGATATCGTCTATCAAGACGTGGCACAGAAGCAACAGGCCGGAATAGCGGCCGACAACGTCGAAGCATTCAATGCGAAATACGGGATGGTCGCCATAAAAGCGAGGTCGGAAGACGTCACGGCCCCGCCGGGCCGCATTTTCAGAGAAGCCAAAGATCTGCTGAAAAGCAGGGGATTCGAGATATTCGACTCCCGCGAACTGGGACCATACGAAATAGATCATGCGATGATAATCTTCGGGGCGAGAAGTTGA
- a CDS encoding inositol monophosphatase family protein, which produces MDIKTLREIADAVQTAISLIPDPCSRGNEICMGDDGTPTSEIDKVAENAVLGYIESNHLALNVLSEEIGFVDNGASEILVLDPIDGTSNSVAEIPFYTISMAVGTGSLCGMHTAFIRNLATGDEFWASKGEGAYYNGRRLRVRKPDFSNLFAMIYMGNAAVDEAFALAKNVKTSRSMGCASLEMTLLALGHADVYYMNTYRYNRAVRTVDIAASALILREAGGEVFDTGGNKLDMPLDNAHHASFVACSCKEVFDHVMRPHIGEHGTTRYGIYANETVPKAGEYVQRAYNALKGEKVTLDTSAAKLIGMEGIPLTEMDADIVIVVGGDGTILRALKKTEAAVIGINAGGVGFLAEVEPSEIEESISRIRRGEYTVEKRSKLRTWYNGEYLAEAVNEAVVHTDSVAKIRQYKIYVNDHLATEVRADGVIVSTPTGSTCYAMSLGAPITDPGVGAFLIVPMAAFKFASRPFVVPDTSKITIEEVMDKGCLIVVDGQHEYPMRGGTRVEFSLSDNLAKFIKLDKDFYSRVREKLVNAI; this is translated from the coding sequence ATGGATATTAAGACCCTTCGCGAGATCGCCGACGCGGTCCAGACTGCCATTTCGCTCATTCCCGATCCCTGCAGCAGGGGCAACGAGATATGCATGGGCGATGACGGTACGCCAACCTCGGAGATCGACAAGGTAGCCGAGAACGCAGTGCTCGGATACATTGAATCTAATCATCTGGCTCTCAACGTCCTCAGCGAGGAGATCGGTTTTGTCGACAACGGCGCCTCCGAAATTCTGGTCCTAGACCCTATCGACGGAACCAGCAACTCGGTCGCCGAGATACCATTTTACACTATTTCCATGGCTGTCGGAACAGGGTCTCTTTGCGGTATGCATACGGCCTTCATCCGGAACCTGGCAACAGGGGACGAGTTCTGGGCGTCCAAGGGCGAGGGCGCATACTATAATGGAAGGAGGTTAAGGGTCAGAAAGCCCGACTTCTCCAATCTGTTCGCGATGATATACATGGGTAATGCCGCCGTGGACGAGGCCTTCGCACTTGCGAAGAACGTCAAGACGTCACGCTCGATGGGATGCGCATCCCTGGAAATGACCCTTCTGGCTCTCGGGCATGCGGATGTGTATTACATGAATACCTACCGCTACAACCGCGCCGTCAGGACGGTCGACATAGCCGCCAGCGCGCTGATACTGAGGGAGGCGGGAGGCGAGGTATTCGATACGGGCGGCAACAAGCTCGACATGCCCCTGGACAACGCACATCACGCAAGTTTCGTGGCATGTTCGTGCAAAGAGGTATTCGACCACGTCATGAGGCCGCACATCGGGGAGCATGGCACCACACGTTACGGAATATATGCCAACGAGACCGTTCCCAAAGCGGGTGAATACGTGCAGAGGGCGTACAACGCACTGAAGGGAGAGAAGGTAACCTTGGACACATCGGCCGCCAAACTCATCGGGATGGAAGGTATTCCGCTCACTGAAATGGATGCGGACATCGTGATAGTCGTCGGCGGTGACGGAACCATACTCAGGGCGCTGAAGAAAACCGAAGCGGCCGTGATAGGAATCAACGCAGGAGGCGTGGGATTCCTTGCGGAGGTCGAGCCATCCGAGATAGAGGAAAGCATCTCGCGTATCAGGCGCGGAGAATATACCGTTGAGAAGAGGTCCAAGCTCAGAACGTGGTATAACGGAGAATATCTCGCAGAGGCAGTGAACGAGGCGGTGGTCCACACGGATTCCGTGGCCAAGATCAGGCAGTACAAGATATATGTCAACGACCACCTGGCCACGGAGGTGCGCGCCGACGGGGTCATAGTGTCGACGCCGACGGGCTCCACGTGCTACGCCATGAGCCTGGGAGCACCGATAACCGATCCCGGGGTCGGAGCGTTCCTAATAGTGCCGATGGCGGCGTTCAAGTTCGCATCGCGTCCGTTCGTCGTCCCCGATACATCCAAAATAACGATAGAGGAGGTCATGGACAAGGGTTGTCTCATCGTCGTGGACGGCCAGCACGAGTATCCGATGAGGGGAGGCACCCGTGTTGAATTCTCGCTTTCGGACAACCTCGCCAAATTCATAAAGCTGGACAAGGACTTCTATTCCCGTGTCAGAGAGAAGCTGGTGAATGCCATATGA
- a CDS encoding Mov34/MPN/PAD-1 family protein, whose protein sequence is MKKIRGIYIELVDAFNDAASSTYPEEFLSMMREDDGIISELILIPGTVYGDSHSFLNDWMAPVDFSLVGTVHSHPGYSNEPSDDDLQYFANYGGVHIITCMPFDRNSWKAYNSRGEQLDLELFTDS, encoded by the coding sequence ATGAAGAAGATCCGGGGAATTTACATAGAGCTCGTCGATGCATTCAACGATGCGGCGAGCTCGACGTACCCGGAAGAATTCCTCAGCATGATGAGGGAGGACGACGGGATAATCTCAGAACTGATACTGATACCCGGCACCGTTTATGGCGATTCGCACAGCTTTCTGAACGATTGGATGGCTCCCGTGGATTTCAGCCTCGTAGGTACGGTGCATTCCCATCCCGGCTATTCGAACGAACCTTCCGACGACGATCTCCAGTATTTCGCAAATTACGGAGGTGTGCACATAATCACGTGCATGCCGTTCGACCGCAACAGCTGGAAAGCATACAATTCCAGAGGCGAGCAGCTGGACCTTGAGCTGTTCACTGACTCCTGA
- a CDS encoding DUF1634 domain-containing protein: MSLNRSTSKALWWGAAVGILVIALGLALESVGMGERVLWTGILILIISPMLGVAVSMISLIKEKDSKWAGVALLLIIMTAVATLVSSLI, translated from the coding sequence TTGAGCCTGAACCGCTCCACTTCGAAGGCCCTGTGGTGGGGGGCCGCTGTAGGAATATTAGTCATCGCCCTGGGCCTGGCCTTAGAATCTGTGGGCATGGGCGAGCGGGTCCTTTGGACAGGGATATTGATTCTGATAATCTCTCCGATGCTGGGCGTGGCGGTATCAATGATCTCCCTGATCAAGGAAAAAGACAGCAAATGGGCAGGTGTCGCTTTGCTCCTTATAATCATGACAGCGGTAGCGACATTGGTTTCTTCATTGATATAA
- a CDS encoding sulfite exporter TauE/SafE family protein, translating to MGPELLFSLILVGALAGVMGALFGIGGGMIIVPILMIFYGLAAKDAAAISLVGIVATSVGASAVYVDKRISNIRLGLYLEITTVIGAIAGVVAATYISNTALTVIFSIVLIYSGARMIFNPELVVEPGECSGKYCFTYYDEVQKKDLGYEIQNVKTGAAMCTVAGLVASMTGLGGGAIKVPIMNLHMHIPMKAATATSNYMIGITAFAGAVLYFVMGDISLVFAGAVAVGGFLGSIAGTKIASYVDGRSLRRYFSVLIFFIAAIMIMDAGGLF from the coding sequence GTGGGCCCGGAACTCCTTTTCTCACTCATTCTCGTAGGTGCTTTAGCGGGAGTTATGGGCGCGCTGTTCGGCATCGGCGGTGGAATGATAATCGTCCCGATACTCATGATATTTTACGGCCTGGCGGCGAAGGATGCGGCCGCGATAAGCTTGGTGGGCATAGTCGCCACTTCCGTCGGAGCTTCGGCGGTCTATGTGGACAAACGGATATCCAACATACGCCTGGGCCTTTATCTGGAGATCACTACTGTGATTGGTGCCATCGCCGGAGTCGTGGCCGCGACCTACATCAGCAACACCGCGCTTACCGTCATATTCTCGATTGTACTGATATACAGCGGAGCCAGGATGATATTCAATCCGGAGCTGGTCGTGGAACCGGGAGAGTGCTCCGGGAAGTACTGCTTCACCTATTATGACGAGGTACAGAAAAAAGACCTCGGCTACGAGATCCAGAATGTGAAGACGGGTGCGGCCATGTGCACTGTCGCCGGGCTGGTGGCCTCTATGACGGGACTTGGCGGGGGGGCCATCAAGGTTCCGATCATGAATCTGCATATGCATATCCCGATGAAGGCCGCCACTGCCACAAGCAACTATATGATCGGAATTACCGCGTTCGCCGGGGCCGTGCTGTATTTCGTGATGGGCGACATTTCTCTCGTATTCGCCGGGGCCGTGGCCGTCGGAGGGTTTCTGGGTTCCATTGCCGGAACGAAGATCGCCTCCTACGTGGACGGAAGGTCCCTGAGAAGATATTTCTCGGTGCTGATATTCTTCATCGCCGCAATCATGATCATGGATGCGGGGGGATTGTTTTGA
- a CDS encoding THUMP domain-containing protein: MSVIMVRYSEIGLKSTPVRLRFENQMKDAMLSMLAFDGVEAIVEKGDARFYVYASDNDKAIKSLRKVFGIGSMSIAEVTTASMEDICSMAANYSKGRISEGQSFAVKPRREGNHQYKSTDVGREAGSAIFLENEHLGIRVDLTSPDKVFYVEVRENKTYIFDEYIRCHAGLPVGTQGRVIAYLGDDRSTLSAWLMMKRGCRIMVRGTDSTGILIHYDPDMKFLTEDQEDPRTALGYVLGTSLEGVQQVDVSKYALPVYFPTVGMSDAKVVEKISFLKEECKIN, encoded by the coding sequence GTGTCCGTAATAATGGTCAGGTACTCGGAAATCGGCCTCAAGAGCACGCCGGTGAGACTGAGGTTTGAGAATCAGATGAAGGACGCCATGCTCTCGATGCTGGCATTCGATGGCGTCGAAGCGATCGTCGAAAAGGGCGATGCCCGCTTTTACGTTTATGCTTCTGATAATGATAAAGCAATAAAATCCCTCAGAAAGGTTTTCGGAATCGGTTCCATGTCGATCGCGGAGGTCACTACGGCATCAATGGAGGACATATGCAGTATGGCCGCAAATTATTCCAAAGGCCGTATTTCCGAAGGTCAATCGTTCGCCGTCAAGCCGAGAAGGGAAGGCAACCACCAATACAAGAGCACCGACGTCGGCAGGGAGGCCGGCTCCGCGATATTCCTTGAGAACGAGCACCTTGGAATACGTGTCGACCTGACCTCGCCCGACAAGGTGTTCTATGTGGAGGTCAGGGAGAACAAGACGTATATTTTCGACGAGTACATACGGTGTCACGCGGGGCTTCCCGTTGGAACTCAGGGGCGTGTTATCGCGTATCTCGGGGACGACCGTTCGACGCTTTCCGCATGGCTGATGATGAAGCGCGGATGCAGAATTATGGTCAGGGGAACAGACTCCACCGGTATTCTGATACATTACGATCCGGACATGAAGTTCCTGACCGAGGACCAGGAGGACCCGCGCACCGCCCTCGGATATGTACTTGGAACATCGCTCGAAGGGGTACAGCAAGTCGACGTTTCAAAATATGCGCTTCCTGTATACTTCCCGACAGTAGGAATGTCGGATGCAAAGGTCGTAGAAAAGATATCTTTTTTGAAAGAAGAGTGTAAAATAAATTAA